Genomic DNA from Fimbriimonas ginsengisoli Gsoil 348:
CGATCGCAAGGATCGCGTAGAATAGCCCGTTCACAATCGCCGGGGCGATCTGAAGCTGGTTCAGGGCGGCGAAGACGCCGACGACGACGATCGCGCCCGCCGCGAGATTGGCCAGCATCTTTCCGTAGCTTAGACCACCAAGAGCGCCGTTCACGATATCTCGAACCGCCGCCGCGATCGACGCCGCAATGACGGTGATCACGATGGCGACGAAGATATTCGGGATGAACGCGATGACCCGCGTCAGCAGGTCGCTAATCGGGTTTTGTCCGAACACGCCGAATGCCAACTGCAGCACGAACAAGAATATCGTGTAGAAGGCGAGCTTCCCGAGTATCTGCGACGGGTGAAAACCAGAGCTGGCGAGCGCCGCTCTGATTCCGGAGCGCTCCACCGCGCGGTCGAAGCCGACGCGAGTGAGGAGCTTGTCCACGACCTTTCCGAGCGCGGTCGCGATGAAGTACCCCACGACGAGGATGAGGGCGAAAGCCAGGAGCTTCGGCAAAAAGCTAAGGGTGTTAAACCAAGCCGCCTCCAAGCCACTCCATCCATTGTTAACCGTTACGTTTGAAGTTCCGTCCATTTCTCTCCCATAATTTCCGGCTCCCAAACCAGCCGGCATCGAGCGCAACTGCGCCCGTACTTCAAATGGACTTCCCTTGATTTTCCCGTGTTCAAAGTGGCACGGGCTTCCAGCCCGTGTGTATCACGACCATCCTGGTCGTGTAAACGTAGCATCGGCTCCCAGCCGATGAACCCCGCGACCATCCTGGCTGTTGAAACCGCCAAGGGCTGGAAGCCCTTGGGACCCACCGGCTAGAAGTCAGTGCCACCGGGGAGGCTGGTACCCTTTTCCGTATGGATCTCGGCTACTTCTCGTATCCCGTACCGGTTAACGACCCGGTGAATTCTTATGCTCCCGGAACCGCGGAGAGGGCGCGCCTAAAGGCGGCGCTGAAGGAGCTGAAAGGGGAGCGGCGGGAGATTCCGATGATCATCGGCGGGAAGGAGGTTCGCACCGGCGACCTGCGCGACGTCCGGCCGCCGCATGAGATCGCGCACCTGCTAGGTCAGTACCACCATGGCGGCACGCAAGAGGTTCAGCAAGCGGTGGACGCCGCGCTCGCCGCGCGCGAGAGCTGGGCGGCGATGAGTTGGGAGAACCGGGCCGCAATCTTCTTGAAGGCGGCCGACCTCGTGGCCACCAAATACCGGCCATACATGAACGGCACGACTATGCTCGGCCAGAGCAAGAACGCCTTCCAGGCGGAGATCGACGCCGCCTGCGAGCTGGTCGACTTCCTCCGGTTCAACGTCCACTTCCTCAGCGAGATCTACAAGCAACAGCCGATCTCCGGACCGGGGATGCACAACCGGCTGGAATTCCGGCCGCTCGAGGGGTTCGTCCTCGCCGTCACCCCGTTCAACTTCACCGCCATCGGCGGCAACCTCCCCACCTCGGCCGCGATGTGCGGCAACGTCGTCGTTTGGAAGTGCGCGGCCACGCAGGTCTACTCGGCGCAGATGTTCATGCGGATCTTGATGGAGGCCGGGCTTCCGGACGGCGTCATCAACCTGGTGCTGGCCGACGGGCGGACGGTGGGAGACGTTTGCTTCGGCAACCCGCACTTCGCCGGCGTTCATTTCACCGGCTCTACCGGCGTGTTCAACGGGATGTGGAAGACGGTCGGCGAGAACATGGGCAAGTACCGGAGCTATCCGCGGCTCGTGGGCGAGACCGGCGGCAAAGACTTCGTCCTCGCTCACCGATCGGCGGATGTGGACGCGGTCGTCACCGGTCTCTTGCGCGGTGCGTTCGAGTACCAGGGGCAGAAATGTTCGGCGGCTTCCCGGTGCTACATCCCGAGCAACATGGCGGACGAGGTCCGCGAGAAGCTGGTCGCCGGAATCAAGGCGTTCAAGATGGGCACCGTCGAGGACTTCTCGAACTTCGTCAACGCGGTCATCGACGA
This window encodes:
- a CDS encoding mechanosensitive ion channel family protein; amino-acid sequence: MDGTSNVTVNNGWSGLEAAWFNTLSFLPKLLAFALILVVGYFIATALGKVVDKLLTRVGFDRAVERSGIRAALASSGFHPSQILGKLAFYTIFLFVLQLAFGVFGQNPISDLLTRVIAFIPNIFVAIVITVIAASIAAAVRDIVNGALGGLSYGKMLANLAAGAIVVVGVFAALNQLQIAPAIVNGLFYAILAIVVGVSIVAIGGAGIQPMRARWESALNRLDQEVPRIQQEASAAQPTAVVTPTDRTGYVS
- the pruA gene encoding L-glutamate gamma-semialdehyde dehydrogenase gives rise to the protein MDLGYFSYPVPVNDPVNSYAPGTAERARLKAALKELKGERREIPMIIGGKEVRTGDLRDVRPPHEIAHLLGQYHHGGTQEVQQAVDAALAARESWAAMSWENRAAIFLKAADLVATKYRPYMNGTTMLGQSKNAFQAEIDAACELVDFLRFNVHFLSEIYKQQPISGPGMHNRLEFRPLEGFVLAVTPFNFTAIGGNLPTSAAMCGNVVVWKCAATQVYSAQMFMRILMEAGLPDGVINLVLADGRTVGDVCFGNPHFAGVHFTGSTGVFNGMWKTVGENMGKYRSYPRLVGETGGKDFVLAHRSADVDAVVTGLLRGAFEYQGQKCSAASRCYIPSNMADEVREKLVAGIKAFKMGTVEDFSNFVNAVIDEKSFDSLAGYLDQAKKDQDVKVLVGGGYDKSVGYFIEPTVLEATDPQYRTMCEELFGPVLTLHVYDADRFDEILTTVDTTSPYALTGAVFSQDRAAVELATNRLRHAAGNFYINDKPTGAVVGQQPFGGARGSGTNDKAGSMLNLYRWLSARTIKETFVPPTDYRYPFLSEA